The sequence TTCGTGCTGCCGTCCCTCAGGCGGGTTTGCCCATGTCGATCCACCGCTGGAGTTTCTCCAGGTCCGCCTCGGGCCATGCGCCGTCGCATGGCATTCGCCCGCTCAGCAGGGAACCGATGATGGCGTCGGCGTGCTCGGAGACGTCGGCATGATCGAACAGGTCGAAACGGGTCAGCATCGCGGCGCGGTCCTTCGTGCGGAACAGAGGCTTGATGTCCTGCTCGAAGCTGAGTTCGTCGCCCTCAGTGGAGGATGGCACGTCTTGCTCTCCTTTCATGGAAATGGCGGGATCGGTCCCCTGGATAGACCGGACAGCCCGCTTATCCGTGACAGGCTCCGCGCGGACGAGGGTGAGCACGCGCATTTCGATGGGGCCGTCACAGTCCGGGCGGGTCGCCTGTCTTAGCTGGCGACCGGGTGACACCCGGGGCGCGGCGGATCCGTGCTCCGGCGGCCGCCGCGTACCTACTGGAAGGCTGAAAGTGCACGACATGTTCAACGGCAAGGTCGTCCTCGTCACCGGAGCGTCCTCGGGCATCGGCGAGGCCACGGCACTGGCCTTCTCGGCGGAGGGCGCCCGCGTCGCCGCCGGAGCCCGGCGCGCCGGTCGGCTGGAGTCTCTCGCGCGCACGGCGCCGGGCGAGGTCCTGACCCTCGATCTGGACGTGACCGACCAGGAGTCGGTGCGAGCGGCGGTCTCCGCGACCGTCGAGCGCTTCGGCGCCCTGGACGTCCTGGTGAACAACGCCGGCGTGATGCTCAACGGCCCGATCGCGGGTGCGGACACCGCCGAATGGACGCGCATGGTCGAGACCAACCTGCTCGGGTCGATGTACATGGTCCACGCGGCATTGCCGCACCTGCTGAAGGCCAAGGGCACCATCGTGCAGATCTCCTCGACCTCGGGCCGGGTCGCGTCGGCCTACAGCGGCGTCTACGGCGCCACGAAGTTCGGCATCACCGCCTTCTCCGAGGCGCTGCGGCAGGAGGTCACGGCCCAGGGCGTTCGCGTGGTGGTCGTCGAGCCCGGCTTCGTCGCGACCGAGCTGATCAGCCACAACACAGATCCCACGATGCGGGCCCTCGCACGGGACATGGCCGCCGCCATGCGCACCCTGCAGCCCGAGGACATCGCCAACGCCGTCGTGTACGCGGTCACCCAGCCCGAGCACGTCGCTGTCAACGAGATCCTCGTCCGCCCGACCGACCAGACCAGGTAGGAGAGCGATCTCAAACGGCCGGGTCCCGGGGGCGGTGCTCCTGTACCTGACGGTCAAGGCCACGGCCCGGTTCTGGGACGCCTACACCACCCGCCGGAGGCAGTGGTCGCCTCCATCCTCGACGCCGCCGGTCTTACAGGTAGGCCCGTCTGAATCGTGCCGCCGCCGCGGCGCCGAAGGGGTCACAACTCGGCGAGCTGTCCGGTCTTAGCTGGCAACGGTGAAGAGGTGAGGACGACATGCCCACGATCCGGACGGCCGGCGGCCGCGGCGTTGATGACGGTCGCCCATGACCGGCCCGGACGCCAGCGCCCTCGCCTCGCTCGCGGAGATGCTCGATGAACGGCGGCACCTGGTGGACATCGCCACCTGGATGTTCGGCTCCGCCGCCGCGGCCGAGGAGATCGTCCAGGAGACCTACCGTCGCTGGTACGTCCTCGACGACCGCGAACGCGCCGCCATCGCGTTGCCCCGGGCCTGGCTGACCCGGGTGGCGGGGGGCATCTGCCTGGAACTGATCGCCTCCACCGCCGCGGCCGTCCCCAGCGATCCGGCCCTCCCGAGTCCGGTTCGCCGTCCGGCCCCGTCGAGCACGCCCGGCCTCGCCGACGGC is a genomic window of Actinomadura citrea containing:
- a CDS encoding SDR family NAD(P)-dependent oxidoreductase encodes the protein MFNGKVVLVTGASSGIGEATALAFSAEGARVAAGARRAGRLESLARTAPGEVLTLDLDVTDQESVRAAVSATVERFGALDVLVNNAGVMLNGPIAGADTAEWTRMVETNLLGSMYMVHAALPHLLKAKGTIVQISSTSGRVASAYSGVYGATKFGITAFSEALRQEVTAQGVRVVVVEPGFVATELISHNTDPTMRALARDMAAAMRTLQPEDIANAVVYAVTQPEHVAVNEILVRPTDQTR